A stretch of the Geovibrio thiophilus genome encodes the following:
- a CDS encoding DUF4857 domain-containing protein, with protein MKYISRYLLLIAAVISFSSLIPYLYSTVFGKRAERPAIFYSKVIEDIVYSLEDRSGSRKYYDGAGNEYSAKEYTRLIPFIQYRDLQKWGMYPDIVGGEYVSVEQAASNRDFVNIHSYWIDGEKVRIKLYPLFESDSDFTKVEMPSELFRINSRMEFINGVKNAVDEEKSVLFTEALRKEGFVFPPKMIAGNPTTKKPYDFGYFVQDGAGEMFHLMQVKGQPSVKKTGIKPEDGILYIAVKEDMVLPYYGFLLTTGGGVYHIMKEGYELKKLPVENYRPLEQTFRYIKDPLNMMVKISDEFGENVYVADKNYNLEKKAFYPYERRLRGVFRAVYDSVFPFEINTKNPDRYGSSLNIEFSEKLPAAFIFSAVLAVFYAALMIFSGRRNRTLPYDTALVLAGGIYAVFALVLLDGFGRNKI; from the coding sequence ATGAAATATATTTCCAGATACCTGCTGCTCATAGCGGCGGTTATTTCCTTCAGCAGCCTGATCCCTTATCTGTATTCCACTGTTTTCGGCAAAAGGGCGGAAAGACCGGCGATCTTCTACAGCAAAGTCATTGAGGATATTGTCTACAGCCTTGAGGACAGATCCGGCTCCAGAAAATATTATGACGGCGCAGGCAACGAGTACAGCGCGAAGGAATACACAAGGCTTATTCCCTTCATACAGTACAGGGATCTTCAGAAATGGGGCATGTATCCCGACATAGTGGGCGGCGAGTATGTTTCAGTCGAGCAGGCTGCAAGCAACAGGGATTTCGTGAATATTCACTCCTATTGGATAGATGGCGAGAAGGTAAGGATAAAACTTTATCCGCTGTTTGAATCCGACAGCGATTTCACAAAGGTCGAGATGCCTTCGGAGCTTTTCCGCATAAATTCCCGCATGGAATTCATAAACGGGGTGAAAAACGCCGTGGACGAGGAAAAAAGCGTTCTCTTCACAGAAGCTTTAAGAAAAGAGGGATTTGTTTTTCCGCCTAAGATGATAGCCGGAAATCCGACTACGAAAAAGCCTTACGATTTCGGCTACTTCGTTCAGGACGGAGCAGGCGAAATGTTCCACCTGATGCAGGTAAAAGGGCAGCCTTCCGTGAAAAAAACGGGAATAAAGCCCGAAGACGGAATCCTGTATATCGCAGTCAAAGAAGATATGGTTCTGCCTTACTACGGTTTTCTGTTAACCACTGGGGGCGGCGTATACCACATCATGAAGGAAGGCTACGAACTGAAAAAGCTTCCCGTGGAAAACTACAGACCCCTTGAGCAGACCTTCAGATATATAAAAGACCCGCTCAATATGATGGTTAAAATCTCTGACGAGTTCGGGGAAAATGTCTATGTAGCGGATAAAAACTACAATTTGGAAAAGAAGGCGTTTTATCCGTATGAAAGAAGGCTCAGGGGAGTGTTCAGAGCGGTTTATGACTCAGTTTTCCCCTTTGAGATAAATACAAAAAATCCTGACAGGTACGGCAGCAGCCTTAATATCGAGTTCAGCGAAAAACTGCCTGCGGCGTTCATTTTTTCGGCTGTGCTCGCTGTTTTTTACGCTGCTCTGATGATTTTCAGCGGAAGAAGAAACCGCACACTGCCCTATGACACGGCGCTTGTGCTCGCCGGCGGAATATACGCTGTTTTCGCTCTGGTACTCTT
- a CDS encoding ABC transporter ATP-binding protein, protein MNSDKVICIENLEHSYGNNKVLHGINFTVEKGKTFGLLGKNGAGKTTTINIMMGFLAPDKGKCLVLGEAAHSLSPDGKKRIGLLHEGHLCYEFMSIDQTEKFYKSFYPQWDMEIFDYLMKKLGLNRKHKIKHMSCGQRSQVALAILMAQNADVLILDDFSMGLDAGYRRLFLDHLNFYVKERKKTVLITSHIVQDLERFVDDALIIDKGKVLRSAPLAELKNGLYGYRIKSAQDLTPLEAEAEIRDVSHTSGGYEIIAEIPPQDAAVYFFSKTGVEVTPENYDITLEDAFIALTGKY, encoded by the coding sequence ATGAATTCTGATAAGGTTATCTGCATCGAAAACCTTGAGCACTCCTACGGGAACAACAAAGTGCTCCACGGAATAAACTTTACGGTGGAAAAGGGGAAAACCTTCGGTCTTCTCGGTAAAAACGGAGCAGGGAAGACAACCACCATCAACATAATGATGGGTTTTCTCGCACCGGACAAGGGTAAGTGCCTTGTTCTGGGTGAGGCGGCGCACAGTCTTTCCCCTGATGGGAAAAAGCGGATCGGTCTTCTGCACGAGGGGCATCTGTGCTATGAGTTCATGAGCATAGACCAAACTGAGAAGTTTTATAAAAGCTTTTATCCTCAATGGGATATGGAAATATTCGACTATCTGATGAAAAAGCTCGGGCTCAACCGAAAGCATAAAATTAAGCATATGTCCTGCGGTCAGCGCTCTCAGGTGGCGCTTGCCATTTTGATGGCGCAGAACGCCGATGTGCTGATTCTGGATGATTTCTCCATGGGGCTTGACGCGGGCTACCGCAGGCTGTTTCTGGATCACTTGAACTTTTACGTGAAGGAGCGGAAGAAGACTGTCCTCATAACATCCCACATTGTTCAGGATCTGGAAAGATTTGTGGACGATGCTCTGATAATCGACAAGGGAAAGGTTCTCCGTTCCGCTCCGTTGGCGGAACTGAAAAACGGTCTCTACGGTTACAGGATAAAAAGCGCTCAGGATCTTACCCCGCTGGAAGCGGAAGCGGAAATCCGCGATGTTTCCCACACCAGCGGCGGATACGAAATCATAGCGGAGATTCCGCCTCAGGACGCTGCGGTCTATTTCTTTTCAAAGACCGGAGTTGAAGTAACACCTGAAAATTATGACATAACACTGGAAGACGCGTTTATCGCGCTTACCGGAAAATATTAG
- a CDS encoding TonB-dependent receptor plug domain-containing protein, with protein sequence MSKIINTIKRAAYAALAFQFVCYAAYAADISDNISEADILVLDEVDVVESYKELNKSGRTEIPREYIENLPKGNANITDLLRMAPSVQFNESYRSSLTGGEIAPEELSISGGKPYENLFLVDGMNNTSILNPADFSPYDTDSIGGYSQKIFLDSSIVEKMTVYDSNVPASFSGFMGGVVDIKTRMPEKEFSGGVSYRTTRSEWAEIIVDGTLEDKYKFENSENSFKQPRFEKHFVNFYVDVPVTENTGFLIFYSRNESTIPLKFFDGWKEQSRVSENVFFKGVHNIDGGRYLEFSLSYMPYEGIYFTPNTLNSEFTIESGGFAGVAKYVREEGENKLSVSVDAASTESSKTAPNELKAWIASGSKPWGYLVETEIGNDGNPDNITSGVSREGGYGTVEQEEKALNLKLDHAIGSYRFGGEHLLSYGAVYSFISGRYYRPEDAYSYSGARLSADVVCNGDTGTCVDGEQYFYKRSITPATDVDADINEYSFYVQDDWTAGKFNLRIGLRLSYDDYMENANIAPRTRLQYDLFNNDNTVFSVGYNRYYSGNLLYNKLREGIAPSYEERRSTYQNQLLEWGETTDGGDIKHNFANLETPYTDEYATAVDQSLFGGVLSLQYIQRETKDAFARMKTETQADGYKHYFLTNNGRSKYRSVQVKWNKFWKNHSFMANAMWHESETSNKTYDSDDLEDMDDEILYKGKLIKRYDKPKDNYNRPIVANIAYTGKFFDRLVISPVFNFRGAYRQVVLTDDAYPAGTTGEDDPITGDPVYKYVEKYEEEKFDVSYTLDCAVSWVQPLKRKQKLTFTVEVYNVFNSKNEIGKSDDRTDTTEYKNEYEIGRQFWAGVAYEF encoded by the coding sequence ATGAGTAAAATTATAAATACTATAAAGAGAGCCGCTTATGCGGCTCTCGCCTTTCAATTCGTCTGTTATGCTGCATACGCTGCGGACATTTCGGACAATATAAGCGAAGCCGATATTTTAGTGCTTGATGAAGTTGATGTCGTTGAATCATACAAAGAGCTTAATAAGTCCGGAAGAACAGAGATTCCCCGTGAATATATAGAGAATCTTCCAAAGGGCAACGCTAATATAACTGATCTCCTCAGGATGGCTCCTTCCGTGCAGTTTAACGAATCCTACAGAAGTTCCCTGACGGGCGGCGAAATAGCACCGGAAGAGCTTTCCATATCAGGAGGAAAGCCCTATGAAAACCTCTTTCTTGTGGATGGAATGAACAACACCAGCATTCTGAATCCTGCTGACTTTAGTCCGTATGACACTGACTCCATAGGCGGGTATTCGCAAAAGATCTTTCTGGATTCATCCATTGTTGAAAAGATGACAGTGTATGACAGCAATGTCCCTGCGTCTTTCAGCGGATTTATGGGCGGTGTTGTCGATATAAAAACCAGAATGCCGGAGAAAGAGTTCAGCGGTGGTGTTTCATACCGTACAACCCGTTCTGAATGGGCGGAAATTATAGTGGATGGAACTCTTGAGGACAAATATAAGTTTGAAAACTCGGAAAACTCTTTCAAACAGCCCAGATTTGAAAAACACTTTGTAAATTTTTACGTTGATGTTCCAGTTACCGAAAATACCGGCTTCCTTATTTTTTACAGCAGGAACGAATCCACTATTCCGCTGAAATTTTTTGACGGCTGGAAAGAACAGTCCAGAGTATCTGAAAATGTTTTTTTTAAAGGAGTACATAACATAGACGGGGGGCGTTATCTGGAATTTTCCTTATCTTATATGCCCTATGAGGGGATTTATTTCACGCCTAATACTCTGAACAGTGAGTTCACTATTGAGTCCGGCGGGTTTGCCGGAGTTGCCAAATACGTGCGTGAGGAAGGGGAAAATAAGCTGTCAGTGAGTGTGGACGCTGCGTCAACTGAATCCTCAAAAACTGCTCCTAACGAATTGAAAGCATGGATTGCGAGCGGCAGCAAGCCTTGGGGGTATTTGGTTGAAACTGAAATAGGAAATGACGGTAATCCGGACAACATAACATCAGGCGTCAGCAGAGAAGGCGGGTATGGCACTGTAGAACAGGAAGAAAAGGCACTGAACCTGAAACTTGATCATGCCATTGGCAGCTACAGGTTCGGCGGAGAGCATCTTCTGTCTTATGGAGCGGTGTATTCTTTCATTTCAGGTCGTTACTACAGGCCGGAAGATGCGTACAGCTATTCCGGAGCAAGACTCAGCGCTGATGTTGTATGCAATGGTGACACCGGCACATGTGTCGACGGCGAACAGTATTTTTATAAGAGAAGCATCACTCCGGCAACAGATGTTGACGCTGATATAAATGAATACAGTTTTTATGTGCAGGATGACTGGACAGCAGGTAAGTTCAACCTGAGAATCGGGCTGAGGCTTTCATATGACGACTATATGGAAAATGCGAATATCGCACCCAGAACAAGGCTTCAGTACGATCTCTTCAATAACGACAATACTGTATTTTCAGTGGGCTACAACAGGTACTACAGCGGAAACCTTCTGTACAACAAGCTGCGGGAAGGCATAGCTCCTTCATATGAAGAGAGGAGGAGCACTTACCAAAACCAGCTTCTTGAATGGGGAGAGACAACTGACGGGGGTGATATTAAGCATAACTTTGCCAATTTGGAAACCCCTTATACTGATGAATATGCGACGGCAGTTGATCAGAGCCTTTTCGGCGGTGTTCTCAGCCTCCAGTATATCCAGAGGGAGACCAAAGATGCTTTTGCCAGAATGAAAACAGAGACTCAGGCTGACGGCTACAAACACTACTTTCTGACAAACAACGGACGCAGCAAATACAGATCCGTTCAGGTTAAATGGAATAAATTCTGGAAAAATCACAGCTTCATGGCAAATGCGATGTGGCATGAATCAGAAACATCCAACAAAACCTATGATTCTGATGATCTTGAAGATATGGATGATGAGATACTGTACAAGGGTAAACTCATCAAAAGATATGACAAGCCTAAAGATAATTACAATCGTCCCATTGTCGCCAATATAGCTTACACCGGAAAGTTTTTTGACAGACTTGTTATTTCTCCTGTTTTTAATTTCAGGGGAGCATACAGGCAGGTTGTTCTCACGGATGATGCTTATCCTGCCGGTACGACTGGTGAGGACGATCCTATTACAGGAGATCCTGTTTACAAATACGTTGAAAAATACGAAGAAGAAAAATTTGATGTCTCCTACACGTTGGACTGCGCTGTTTCATGGGTTCAGCCTCTTAAAAGGAAACAGAAGCTTACTTTTACAGTAGAAGTTTACAATGTCTTTAACAGCAAGAATGAAATAGGCAAGAGTGACGACCGTACCGACACAACGGAATACAAAAACGAATACGAAATCGGGCGCCAGTTTTGGGCGGGGGTGGCTTATGAATTCTGA
- a CDS encoding DUF2023 family protein: MQVFSHHLYEYKKGLRSLILHTAKAELKPLFEKKLARNEISYFIQDIDDTRLNIFFGDEICVNVVRQFGVSLDKLTDEQDFILGVMLGYDRILQCKRYLSRKTAAKKCGRIAV, encoded by the coding sequence ATGCAGGTTTTCAGCCATCATCTGTATGAATATAAAAAGGGTCTGCGCAGCCTGATACTTCACACGGCAAAGGCAGAGCTTAAGCCTCTTTTTGAAAAGAAGCTGGCGAGAAACGAAATTTCCTATTTCATACAGGATATTGACGACACGAGGCTCAACATCTTTTTCGGAGATGAAATCTGCGTGAATGTCGTCAGACAGTTCGGGGTTTCGCTTGATAAGCTGACGGATGAGCAGGACTTCATTCTCGGAGTTATGCTCGGCTACGACAGAATACTCCAGTGCAAGCGTTATCTTTCCCGAAAAACCGCCGCGAAAAAATGCGGCAGAATAGCAGTGTAG
- a CDS encoding flavodoxin encodes MSKVGIFYGSSTGVTKSAAELIAKELKKNNIEAEIHSAGDTDISAITSYSGIILGTSTWGMGDLQDDWEGLKKPLANSDLNGKTVALFGSGDQDGYPDTFVDGIGILYDAVASAGANVVGSVSTDGYSYDASLAERDGEFVGLPIDEDNQADMTDERIKAWVASICESFAG; translated from the coding sequence ATGAGCAAAGTAGGCATTTTTTACGGAAGCAGCACAGGCGTTACCAAAAGCGCGGCGGAATTAATCGCTAAAGAACTTAAAAAAAACAATATAGAAGCAGAGATTCACAGTGCGGGCGATACGGATATTTCCGCTATAACTTCGTACAGCGGAATTATTCTCGGCACCTCCACATGGGGAATGGGCGACCTTCAGGACGACTGGGAAGGGCTCAAAAAGCCTCTGGCTAATTCAGACCTCAATGGAAAAACAGTCGCTCTCTTCGGTTCGGGAGATCAGGACGGCTATCCGGACACTTTTGTTGACGGCATAGGCATTCTTTACGATGCAGTCGCCTCCGCCGGGGCGAATGTCGTGGGCTCCGTATCCACAGACGGTTACAGCTATGACGCATCTCTTGCGGAAAGGGACGGTGAGTTTGTGGGGCTTCCCATTGACGAAGACAATCAGGCGGATATGACCGATGAGCGTATAAAGGCATGGGTTGCGTCTATCTGCGAATCATTCGCAGGCTGA
- a CDS encoding MFS transporter translates to MRKTAVFKSVLADDDSLDRACKSIPEEACRHSARNYRANLMNGAASKLAEQAAGPNLVIPWLLQAIGTPVWILGFVMPLKQTFSLLPQMVTAGYIRTLGIRKTVWTVSGFIQALCLLLMIPSAIYLTPVQAGISVLLLLIVFSTASGTASVAFQDVLGKTIDKGQRGRLLSSRAFAGGILTIAAGLVIGRLKGGSLITLYMLVVFGAVLWIISSLFFQSIKEYPGAVKGGRNAFRETAAGFALFRQYKGFRQYLYGRIALNIIEIAVPFYAFYASELLGTSKAGLGLFMTAIGVSQVISSPFWGRAADETSRKVMIQSALISVAAAVLAVVCYFLTDHLAVYAGLLTAFVLIGLAEAGVRLGRKTYLVDATPAENKSTFTAFSNSAVGILSLFAGLLGLLAEKTGAAGIIAVIGAMSLIAVFAAARMPEADDMLKD, encoded by the coding sequence ATGAGAAAAACCGCTGTTTTTAAATCAGTTCTTGCGGATGACGATTCGCTGGACAGGGCATGCAAAAGCATACCGGAAGAGGCATGCAGGCACTCCGCCCGCAACTACAGGGCAAATCTCATGAACGGAGCGGCATCCAAACTGGCTGAGCAGGCAGCGGGACCTAACCTTGTTATTCCGTGGCTGCTTCAGGCAATCGGAACCCCTGTGTGGATTCTGGGGTTCGTCATGCCGCTCAAGCAGACCTTCTCACTCCTGCCTCAGATGGTAACCGCCGGATATATCAGGACACTTGGCATACGCAAAACAGTATGGACTGTTTCAGGCTTCATTCAGGCACTCTGTCTTCTCCTGATGATCCCCTCTGCTATTTACCTTACACCTGTACAGGCAGGCATTTCCGTTCTTCTGCTGCTCATTGTTTTCAGCACGGCAAGCGGCACGGCGTCCGTGGCTTTTCAGGATGTGCTCGGTAAAACCATAGACAAGGGGCAGAGAGGCAGGCTCCTCTCCTCCAGAGCCTTTGCGGGCGGCATACTCACCATCGCCGCGGGGCTCGTCATCGGCAGGCTGAAAGGCGGCTCGCTGATAACACTTTACATGCTTGTTGTTTTCGGTGCTGTACTGTGGATTATCTCTTCTCTTTTTTTCCAGAGCATAAAAGAGTATCCGGGCGCTGTAAAAGGCGGCAGGAACGCATTCAGGGAAACAGCGGCGGGATTTGCCCTTTTCAGACAATACAAAGGCTTCCGACAGTATCTGTACGGCAGAATAGCACTTAACATCATTGAGATAGCTGTTCCTTTCTATGCGTTTTACGCTTCTGAGCTTTTAGGCACATCCAAGGCAGGACTCGGACTTTTCATGACCGCCATAGGAGTCTCTCAGGTGATCAGCAGTCCGTTCTGGGGCAGGGCGGCGGATGAAACCAGCCGCAAGGTGATGATCCAGAGCGCGCTAATTTCCGTGGCGGCGGCTGTTCTGGCTGTCGTCTGTTATTTTCTCACGGATCATCTCGCGGTATATGCGGGGCTTCTGACAGCGTTTGTGCTCATCGGACTTGCCGAAGCCGGAGTGAGGCTCGGGCGTAAAACATACCTTGTTGACGCCACGCCAGCAGAAAACAAATCAACCTTCACGGCGTTCAGCAACAGCGCTGTGGGTATTCTTTCCCTTTTTGCGGGGCTTCTGGGACTTCTGGCGGAGAAAACAGGCGCGGCAGGAATAATCGCCGTGATCGGAGCAATGTCGCTTATCGCTGTGTTTGCAGCAGCCCGCATGCCTGAAGCCGACGACATGCTGAAGGATTAA
- a CDS encoding 4Fe-4S dicluster domain-containing protein, with the protein MGVVEGVFEKLSEYFVINSALCVRVRHKNAACTDCTDVCPAEAVKITRAGGKVLVDWSVCTDCGKCVSVCVNSVFTLRRADDARINTSAAEQIKADGSVKYSCARSKSAETTAKVSALAYITRKQIIKAASAGAKRQEFIHGDCSVCPSGGCLDMLGREIEASSRILELCGKESAFLIRKPDEVSLPKKKSRLSERLGGKQDVRLSRREFFGFLKTGAEKSVGKTLQYLGENDSNRRKTILEVKETTAPHREFLNSVEILGGDILIRNMQKEGLLKRAEINPEKCAKCGICARMCPFQIFEPVTEIIKGREVTQFINVKSVGCTGCNLCTISCPYGAVSVR; encoded by the coding sequence ATGGGCGTGGTGGAAGGCGTATTTGAAAAACTTTCCGAATATTTCGTTATAAACAGTGCGCTGTGCGTGCGGGTGCGCCACAAAAACGCCGCCTGCACGGACTGCACTGATGTCTGTCCGGCTGAGGCTGTGAAAATAACCCGTGCCGGCGGAAAGGTGCTTGTGGACTGGTCAGTCTGCACTGACTGCGGAAAATGCGTAAGCGTATGCGTTAATAGCGTATTTACGCTCCGCAGAGCGGACGATGCGCGTATAAACACCTCCGCCGCAGAGCAGATCAAGGCTGACGGCAGCGTGAAATATTCCTGCGCCCGCTCAAAATCCGCGGAGACTACTGCGAAGGTCTCCGCTCTTGCCTATATTACCAGAAAGCAGATAATCAAAGCCGCGTCCGCAGGGGCAAAGAGGCAGGAGTTTATCCATGGCGACTGCTCTGTGTGCCCGTCCGGCGGCTGTCTGGATATGCTGGGCAGGGAGATTGAGGCGTCGTCCAGAATACTTGAGCTATGCGGAAAAGAATCGGCGTTTCTCATAAGGAAGCCGGACGAAGTCTCGCTGCCGAAAAAGAAAAGCAGGCTGTCCGAACGCCTCGGCGGAAAACAGGATGTGAGACTCAGCCGCAGGGAGTTTTTCGGTTTTCTCAAAACCGGGGCGGAAAAATCTGTGGGCAAAACACTACAGTATCTGGGTGAAAACGATTCCAACCGCCGGAAAACAATACTGGAAGTGAAAGAAACCACCGCTCCGCACAGGGAGTTCCTGAACTCTGTGGAAATACTCGGCGGTGACATTCTCATCCGCAATATGCAGAAGGAAGGACTTCTTAAACGCGCGGAGATCAACCCTGAAAAATGCGCCAAGTGCGGGATATGCGCACGGATGTGCCCGTTTCAGATTTTTGAGCCTGTTACGGAAATCATTAAAGGGCGTGAGGTTACGCAGTTCATCAATGTTAAATCAGTCGGCTGCACAGGCTGCAATCTTTGTACCATCTCCTGTCCGTACGGCGCTGTAAGCGTCCGCTGA
- a CDS encoding TorD/DmsD family molecular chaperone translates to MNVNEVCETHKGRDVTFNIFSRVFNDVPDDFSDKLAADTCAYLVSVAEASENGDLKKGAQILNTLLPADKSNLESWFAENRLDRAKDFTFLFVLGQGSVSSYESVYRSPERLIKQEPWSEVKAAYALNGFKKADSNKTIEDHVSLELQFMGLLSKKAAELLQNEDFDGAEIKLKAQKDFYNNHIIKWVPDFCDKVISKSERLHTQFYVAYAYLLKGFLTEDMLFLEDLLGG, encoded by the coding sequence ATGAACGTTAATGAAGTATGTGAAACACACAAAGGAAGAGACGTAACATTCAACATTTTTTCGAGAGTGTTCAACGATGTGCCGGATGATTTTTCCGACAAACTCGCTGCCGATACCTGCGCTTACCTTGTGTCGGTTGCGGAAGCGTCCGAAAACGGCGATCTTAAAAAAGGCGCGCAGATTCTCAACACGCTTCTGCCCGCTGATAAATCAAATCTGGAGAGCTGGTTTGCCGAAAACAGACTGGACAGGGCGAAGGACTTCACCTTTCTTTTTGTTCTCGGTCAGGGCTCTGTGTCCTCTTACGAATCTGTCTACCGCTCCCCTGAAAGACTCATAAAGCAGGAGCCGTGGTCGGAGGTTAAAGCCGCCTATGCTCTCAACGGCTTCAAAAAAGCGGACAGCAATAAAACAATAGAAGACCATGTATCCCTTGAGCTCCAGTTTATGGGTCTGCTGAGCAAAAAGGCGGCAGAACTACTGCAAAACGAGGATTTTGACGGAGCTGAAATTAAGCTTAAAGCTCAGAAAGACTTTTATAACAACCACATAATCAAATGGGTTCCCGATTTCTGCGATAAAGTGATCAGCAAAAGCGAAAGGCTTCATACTCAGTTTTACGTTGCCTACGCTTATCTGCTGAAAGGTTTTCTTACAGAAGATATGCTGTTTCTGGAAGACCTGCTCGGAGGATAG
- a CDS encoding radical SAM protein, producing the protein MIKSKAFREDAERYVAQYADFMKFAEDSGIGAVEGVSSNSIAAERLLKNSRIKGYNAKSLSYGYLSPACIDCRTGENSKTVFHTLTCNRDCYFCANMNQEEYEFYTKNINNAEEELDSSMAGRKVSSVALTGGEPLLLPERALGFYRHVSEKYPEAHRRLYTNGDLLTDELAEQLAAAGLNEIRISVKMDKDGYPSETLDKLRIARKFIPAVMVEMPVIPGTFEHMKDLLLKMEEIGCDGINLLEFLYPWTDSEEYKKLGFKIKQRPYQVLYSYSYSGGLPVAGSEEECLRLLEFVLEKELKLGVHYCSLENKLTSQVYFQNYTTKLMPFEVMSEKDFFIKIARVYGSNAGKVQKFLSKKGVPFQRIAGSDALEFHPKYISELRGVDEVALTYNIVESEGKSSHMRELKIDLVNPSLFDYDEDI; encoded by the coding sequence TTGATTAAAAGCAAAGCTTTCAGGGAGGACGCTGAAAGGTATGTGGCGCAGTACGCCGATTTTATGAAATTCGCTGAAGATTCGGGAATCGGTGCAGTCGAGGGGGTCTCCTCTAACAGCATAGCCGCTGAGAGGCTCTTAAAAAACAGTCGGATTAAGGGCTATAACGCGAAAAGTCTTTCATACGGTTATCTCTCCCCCGCCTGCATTGATTGCCGAACCGGAGAAAACTCAAAAACAGTTTTTCATACACTGACATGCAACCGCGACTGTTATTTCTGCGCGAACATGAATCAGGAAGAGTACGAGTTCTATACTAAAAACATCAACAACGCCGAGGAGGAGCTTGATTCCTCCATGGCAGGCAGAAAGGTTTCATCCGTTGCTCTCACAGGGGGCGAACCCCTTCTTCTTCCCGAGCGTGCTCTTGGGTTTTACAGACACGTTTCCGAAAAATATCCCGAGGCGCACAGGCGTCTTTACACCAACGGAGACCTGCTTACCGATGAGCTGGCTGAGCAGCTTGCCGCAGCGGGACTTAATGAGATACGCATAAGCGTTAAAATGGACAAGGACGGCTACCCGTCTGAGACACTGGATAAGCTGAGAATCGCCAGAAAGTTTATACCTGCCGTTATGGTGGAGATGCCTGTAATCCCCGGAACTTTTGAGCACATGAAGGATCTTCTCCTTAAAATGGAGGAAATAGGGTGCGACGGGATCAACCTGCTTGAATTTCTTTACCCTTGGACAGATTCCGAGGAGTATAAAAAGCTCGGATTCAAAATAAAGCAGCGCCCGTATCAGGTGCTGTATTCATACAGCTACTCCGGCGGGCTTCCCGTGGCAGGAAGCGAGGAAGAATGCCTCAGGCTTCTTGAGTTTGTTCTTGAAAAGGAGCTGAAGCTCGGCGTGCATTACTGTTCGCTGGAAAATAAGCTGACATCACAGGTTTACTTCCAGAATTACACCACAAAGCTCATGCCCTTTGAAGTTATGTCTGAAAAGGACTTCTTCATAAAAATTGCCCGTGTTTACGGCAGTAACGCCGGAAAAGTGCAGAAATTCCTCAGTAAAAAGGGAGTGCCTTTTCAGCGCATAGCAGGCTCGGACGCTCTTGAGTTTCACCCTAAATATATCTCGGAGCTGAGAGGGGTGGACGAGGTTGCGCTTACGTACAATATTGTAGAGAGTGAGGGCAAATCCTCCCATATGCGTGAGCTTAAGATAGACTTGGTTAATCCGTCTTTATTCGATTACGATGAAGATATATGA
- a CDS encoding 4Fe-4S dicluster domain-containing protein encodes MAKQMAFYFDQNRCMGCHACVVACKDWNDVKPGKASWRKLSVTESGAFPDVKVFNLVLSCNHCANPACTAACPVGAIYKRKEDGIVIVDRDKCQNIRSCAVACPYGAPQFGDDKSEPVKKASWAVAHPVQKCTFCWDRLDDGLAPSCVAACPQRALDFGTVEEISAKYPTAQRTAVGMPDSTKDSNGNTLTSGDTVPSIFFKPKN; translated from the coding sequence ATGGCTAAACAGATGGCATTTTACTTTGACCAGAATAGATGTATGGGCTGCCACGCCTGCGTTGTTGCCTGCAAAGACTGGAACGACGTTAAACCCGGCAAGGCAAGCTGGAGAAAGCTCAGTGTTACGGAAAGCGGCGCTTTCCCTGATGTAAAGGTTTTCAACCTTGTGCTTTCCTGCAACCATTGCGCAAACCCCGCATGTACTGCGGCCTGCCCCGTGGGAGCGATCTATAAAAGAAAAGAGGACGGCATAGTCATAGTAGACCGTGACAAGTGCCAGAACATCCGTTCCTGCGCTGTTGCGTGCCCTTACGGCGCTCCTCAGTTCGGAGACGACAAGTCCGAACCTGTTAAGAAAGCAAGCTGGGCAGTCGCCCACCCCGTGCAGAAATGTACCTTCTGCTGGGACAGGCTTGACGACGGTCTTGCTCCTTCGTGCGTGGCAGCCTGCCCGCAGAGAGCGCTTGACTTCGGCACAGTTGAAGAGATCAGCGCGAAATACCCCACAGCACAGAGAACCGCTGTAGGTATGCCCGATTCAACAAAGGACTCCAACGGTAATACCCTTACCTCCGGAGATACAGTACCCTCCATTTTCTTTAAACCGAAGAACTAG